The genomic DNA GAATCAGCCGTCTTCCGAACTCGGCGTAGAGGGGATGGCGAAGGGTGGCCCCCAACCGCCCCGCGGCGACCCTGTTGCCTCCACCTTGGTTGTAGATCTGGTCGGGCTCCGTTGTGGAAACCCCGTGATGGTCGACACCCAAGAACGCGCAAAGGTCGGCCACGACGCCTAGGCGATTGCGCACGTACTCCTCGAAGACGACTACACGAATGTTGTCCGACGAGAAGACCGCCTGCCACGCGGCGAGTTGGCGGCCGTACTCGGAGGCGCCGACGATCTCGGGGTGTTCTCGCAGTGCGTCTTTCAAGCTAGAGGCGCAAAGACCCCGGACCGCCCAGTGATGGTGGTGGGATAGCGCTCTGTCGATCGGGTCACGCACCAAGTAGATGATGCGCAGGTCGGAACCGAAGACATCGCGCCCACGAGTCGGCACACCCGGATGGAGCTCCTCGATCGAGTACATCGTGCTGAAGTCGCGGAGCAAGGTGCTCTCGTCCGGCTGATTTCGGGTGTACTGCTCCCTCAGCCGTACCGTCGACCGATCGTGCAGCAGGAATCCAGGCTCCTTGGTCGGGCTGCGACCGATGGCGGGAACTCGACCCAGATCCTCGTACAGACTGGTGGTGCCCGCCTTCATGGCACCGATCACCAAGAAGTCAGTCACTCCCAACCGCCTCGCTCGTGGATGCGCGAACAGAGCGCAGAGTGAGAGGAATCGTCACGACCAGTCGGGCCAAGCCTCCAAGCGCCACCGCCACTGCCCCTCCGACTGCTCCGCTCCTCGTGACCAACCACCACGCGGTCAAACCGGTGGTGGCGGCCGCCACGGTGTCGATGGTCAGGTACACCTCGAAGCGCCGAGCCGCCTGCAACGGCTTGGCGAAGAACTGACCCACGATGTTAAGGCTGACGCCCAAGGCGAAGGCGACGAGCAGGTCACGATCGGCGTACTCCGGCCCGATCAGGGAGAGCAGCGGTGGCCCGATCGTGATCGAGAACACCAGCAGGCCACCCGCGATGACCACACCCGTCGCGACCAAGAGTCGGAGATCACGCATGACGTCTCCTGCTCGACCATCGGCGAGTGCTTTGGACATCCTCGCCACCACGATGGCCGACACCGCA from Euzebya tangerina includes the following:
- a CDS encoding sulfotransferase domain-containing protein; this translates as MTDFLVIGAMKAGTTSLYEDLGRVPAIGRSPTKEPGFLLHDRSTVRLREQYTRNQPDESTLLRDFSTMYSIEELHPGVPTRGRDVFGSDLRIIYLVRDPIDRALSHHHHWAVRGLCASSLKDALREHPEIVGASEYGRQLAAWQAVFSSDNIRVVVFEEYVRNRLGVVADLCAFLGVDHHGVSTTEPDQIYNQGGGNRVAAGRLGATLRHPLYAEFGRRLIPGAVRRGMKRVILRDGSARPEMPQRLRDDLRSTLLDSTTAFADEQGITSSCWPTLQGS